From the genome of Candidatus Latescibacter sp.:
TTCTGGTCATAATCGCACGCAGGTTTATTTTCGGGTGGAAAAAACCATACTCGAAAAGGAGGAGTGCAAAGGGCAGGGTGAAAACTGTCTCTTTGGTGAGAAAGCCCAGTACTCCCACAACAGCGGAACCGGCAAACCAAAGTCTCCTGGTATTTTTTTCTTTTGAAAGCCTGGCTTTCAAATAAAAAGACAACGAAGTCAAATAAAACAAAGTGGCCAGAGAAGCCATCCTCTGAACGATGTAGGTAACCGCCTGGGTTTGAATCGGATGCGATACAAAGAGTAACCCGCAGCCGAGAGCCGCGAGTTCCCTGTAACGGCTGATTTTCACCCTCTCCATGACCGGAGTCGAGAGAATAAGGATAACCAGCCACCAGACTGTTAACGATACTCCCAGATGGATAAGGAGGTTGACCAGGTGATAGTCGAAGACATCCTGTTTATTGAAATGGTAATTCATTGCCAGCGTATAATTGGAAACGAAACGCCGGGGATTGAATTCCCATAAGGCTTTAGGATTATCTATGGAATGATAAACCGGGTTCTCGTTATATATATCATCAAGTTGAAATGAACAGTGGAAGCTGTTGGAATACACCATCACTCCCAGAATGATGATGAACAGGATGGAAAGCAGCCTGAGAAGCGCTCTTTGACGAGTACGCACAGGAGTCGTTAAATGATTTGAGTTATTCCGCTTCATTTTGCGCCTTTGGAAAGAATGGTAACCGGCAAGATATGCTTTTTACCTGATCTTTATGAGCATGTCCTCCGGGGAATTCCATGTATTGTCCGAAGCCGGAGTGTAAAATATAGCAGTATGGTTTTGTATTTGGCAAGAAATATGCTCATATTAACTATCTACGACTCGAAATCAAGCGCCAACGATCTCGCTGAAATCATCCTCCGCGACCCTCCCCTGACCGCCAAGATTCTCAAAGCGGCCAATTCCGCCTTTTATGGGGCGGCTACCACGATTAATTCCCTCCGTCGCGCTGTGGTAACACTCGGAGTTGAAACCGGAAATTGAAGGGTTTTTCTCCAACCTGCACAAGTATTAGCCCCCTCCTCCATGATATTCTTTATCAATAATAAGCATTGTGTATGAAATCTATCGCTGTGTTTAAACTGAAATAGATTGCTTCTAACGGGTATTCTCCCTTATATTTTTTATCAACATATTTCGCTGCTATCTTCGGCGCCGTTTCACAGAAAGCGCCGACTTCCGACATCGACCGTGAACGGGCGATGAAACTGGGAAAGAACATCGCATCCATGGCGAAAAAAATATTTTAAAGGCGTTGAATGCATGCAAAGTTCTCTAAAGAAACCTCCTGCCCTCAGCAGCCCGGACAAAATTCAACTGACTTTATCCTATCTGCTGAAAGCGGTCATGGTATTTACAATAATGGTGTGTTTCATTAGATTCAATTTCTTTCTTGCATTTACTGG
Proteins encoded in this window:
- a CDS encoding HDOD domain-containing protein, translated to MLILTIYDSKSSANDLAEIILRDPPLTAKILKAANSAFYGAATTINSLRRAVVTLGVETGN